From a region of the Candidatus Jettenia caeni genome:
- a CDS encoding transaldolase, whose translation MNPLLKLIEYGQSYWMDNLSRGMIKNGELKKRVTEQGLRGITSNPDIFNKAISNSNDYDEQIKHLVDEKRPVGEIYEELVVKDVQDACDILRPVFDASDGIDGYVSLEVSPYLAHDTEGTIEEAMRLYTAVKRPNVFIKIPGTPAGVPAIERMLYKEVNVNITLLFSLESYEAVANAYIRALERRMAEGKPIQYVTSVASFFLSRIDTLTDQLLGHLIKPERSQEQTPKPEKLLGKAAIANAKLAYQSFKRIFSGDRWEKLVEKGARVQRPLWASTSTKNPFYHDLCYVEPLIGPNTVNTMPAVTIKAFADHGIIVKNSVEADNDKTQQTLSDLRKVGIDLDFVTRQLVNEGIQKFIDPYNALMKTLAHMRQKFLTHSIARQAINYGELGSTIPAIYSSMDDQQFTKRLFAKDPLLWKSDPEQIKSIRNRLGWLDSIREFCRKAEGIKKFADEVKNDNFSHVVLLGMGGSSLCPEVCRETFGSATGWPQLIVLDNTDPAAVQDVESQINITSTLFLVSSKSGTTTETTCFYTYFYEQVKQAGKENPGNHFVAITDPGSSLIKEAHTKGFRYTFENPEDIGGRYSALSYFGLVPMALIGIDILSILDNAYQMQLSCGPAIPTESNPGATLGALLGMCHRYSRNKVTFVFSESVDAFASWVEQLLAESTGKEGQGLVPVISEPLGSPEVYNNDRIFIYLYTIDQENKNIKEKLLALEKSGHPVVRIELRNTMNLGAEFYRWELVTAVAGAVIGINPFDEPNVAESKKNTNDLLSEWKQKGSFSEGKPAVEAEGLAVYCDNSQKWLSHIKQDSLSQFLNTFLSLARSGDYITLLPYFLYTPKQNGILQTLRHKLRNHYKVATTLGYGPRYLHSTGQLHKGGPDTGIFILFTADTDKDIQIPGESWSFAVLQRGQALGDFRSLNNKGRRLIRIHLGKDIEQGLKKIEELL comes from the coding sequence ATGAATCCATTACTCAAGCTTATAGAATATGGCCAAAGCTATTGGATGGATAACCTTTCTCGCGGCATGATCAAAAACGGTGAGTTGAAAAAACGTGTTACCGAACAAGGACTACGCGGAATTACCTCAAATCCGGATATTTTTAACAAAGCGATATCGAACAGCAATGATTATGATGAGCAGATTAAACACCTTGTTGATGAGAAACGGCCTGTAGGAGAAATCTATGAGGAACTTGTTGTAAAGGATGTGCAAGATGCATGTGATATCCTGAGACCGGTGTTTGATGCCTCAGATGGAATTGACGGCTATGTTAGCCTGGAAGTATCTCCTTATTTGGCTCATGATACCGAAGGCACGATAGAAGAAGCGATGCGATTGTACACTGCGGTAAAACGTCCAAATGTTTTTATTAAAATTCCTGGCACCCCTGCCGGCGTTCCGGCAATTGAGCGCATGCTCTATAAGGAAGTTAATGTCAATATTACCCTTTTATTTTCTCTTGAAAGCTACGAGGCAGTGGCAAATGCATATATCCGGGCGCTTGAACGCCGGATGGCAGAAGGCAAACCGATACAATATGTTACCTCGGTTGCTAGTTTTTTTCTCAGTCGGATAGACACCCTTACCGATCAGCTCCTTGGCCATTTGATTAAACCAGAACGAAGTCAGGAGCAAACACCAAAACCGGAAAAATTACTGGGAAAAGCAGCCATTGCCAATGCGAAACTAGCCTACCAGAGTTTCAAGAGAATTTTTAGCGGGGACCGATGGGAGAAGCTTGTGGAAAAAGGGGCAAGGGTTCAGCGCCCACTGTGGGCCAGCACAAGCACTAAAAATCCATTCTATCATGATCTTTGCTACGTAGAACCTCTTATCGGACCGAATACCGTAAACACCATGCCTGCGGTAACGATTAAAGCCTTTGCTGATCATGGCATTATTGTTAAAAACTCCGTTGAAGCTGATAACGATAAAACACAGCAGACATTGAGTGATCTCAGAAAAGTCGGTATAGATCTGGATTTTGTTACCCGCCAACTGGTCAACGAAGGCATCCAAAAGTTCATCGACCCATATAATGCTCTTATGAAAACACTTGCACATATGCGCCAGAAATTTCTTACTCATAGCATCGCCCGTCAGGCGATTAACTATGGAGAATTAGGGTCAACAATTCCTGCAATTTATAGTTCAATGGATGATCAGCAGTTTACGAAGCGCTTATTTGCAAAGGATCCATTGTTATGGAAATCAGATCCTGAACAGATAAAGTCTATCCGCAATCGGCTTGGCTGGCTCGATAGCATTAGGGAGTTTTGCAGGAAAGCTGAAGGTATTAAAAAATTTGCTGACGAGGTCAAGAACGACAATTTCAGCCATGTGGTCTTGCTTGGCATGGGTGGCAGTAGTCTTTGCCCGGAAGTTTGCCGGGAAACATTCGGATCGGCAACAGGCTGGCCTCAACTTATTGTTCTCGACAACACAGACCCCGCTGCTGTGCAGGACGTAGAATCACAAATCAATATAACCAGCACATTATTCCTCGTCTCCAGTAAATCAGGCACTACAACGGAAACAACGTGTTTCTATACCTATTTTTATGAACAGGTTAAGCAGGCTGGTAAAGAAAACCCCGGTAATCATTTTGTTGCCATTACCGATCCAGGTTCTTCCCTCATAAAAGAAGCGCACACGAAAGGATTCCGGTATACTTTTGAAAATCCGGAAGACATTGGTGGCAGATATTCTGCCCTGTCCTATTTTGGCCTTGTACCGATGGCATTGATTGGAATAGACATTCTGTCTATACTCGACAATGCATATCAGATGCAATTAAGTTGTGGTCCGGCTATTCCAACAGAAAGCAATCCGGGTGCAACCTTGGGGGCTCTTCTCGGTATGTGTCATCGATATTCCCGAAATAAGGTAACCTTTGTGTTCTCAGAGTCTGTAGATGCTTTCGCTAGTTGGGTGGAACAGCTTCTGGCAGAGAGCACCGGAAAAGAAGGACAGGGATTGGTGCCGGTAATTAGTGAACCCCTTGGTTCCCCGGAAGTCTACAACAATGACCGTATATTTATATACCTCTATACCATTGATCAGGAAAATAAGAATATAAAAGAGAAACTCCTTGCTTTAGAAAAGTCTGGTCATCCGGTTGTTCGCATTGAACTGCGGAATACGATGAATCTTGGCGCAGAGTTTTATCGATGGGAATTAGTAACTGCTGTGGCCGGTGCAGTTATAGGGATTAATCCTTTTGATGAGCCAAACGTTGCAGAGAGCAAAAAAAATACGAATGATTTATTGAGCGAATGGAAGCAAAAAGGGAGCTTCAGTGAAGGAAAGCCTGCCGTTGAAGCTGAAGGTTTGGCTGTTTACTGTGATAATTCTCAAAAATGGCTATCCCATATCAAACAGGATTCTCTGAGCCAATTCCTTAATACATTTCTTTCTTTGGCAAGGTCCGGGGATTATATTACCTTATTGCCGTATTTTTTATATACTCCAAAGCAAAACGGAATATTGCAAACCCTACGCCATAAACTTCGCAACCATTACAAGGTAGCTACCACATTAGGATATGGTCCACGATATCTTCATTCAACAGGTCAGCTCCATAAAGGAGGCCCGGACACAGGTATATTTATTCTCTTTACTGCTGATACCGATAAGGATATTCAAATCCCGGGAGAATCCTGGAGTTTTGCGGTTTTACAGCGCGGACAGGCATTGGGCGATTTCCGGTCTCTCAATAACAAAGGACGTCGTTTGATCCGCATACATCTGGGGAAAGATATCGAACAGGGATTAAAAAAGATAGAAGAGCTTTTATAG
- a CDS encoding putative heme protein → MKYMIPVIMVLCHFIVLTVLTARETKDAVSKHLLVDTKCSRCHTLKRVFIMPRPAEAWKNIVEEMRDKNPEWITSEEAQQIISEIVSILPERIRAATSERKDYEDARLLFVDRCTSCHSINRILLKDKTTGEWRETVDRMQSEASEYITKEDASRITQFLSERADVLKEDAGGNIFVAKCLICHPGEQILLETHDRDGWEKIVKKMQVITRDTLPSARFGYEEAKLVVDLLVKTQGPKTNNNSTQP, encoded by the coding sequence ATGAAGTATATGATACCGGTTATTATGGTATTGTGTCATTTTATTGTTTTGACCGTCCTCACGGCCCGGGAAACCAAAGATGCTGTGAGTAAACATCTTTTAGTTGATACAAAATGTTCCCGATGCCATACATTAAAACGGGTATTCATCATGCCAAGACCTGCAGAAGCATGGAAGAATATTGTGGAAGAAATGAGGGATAAGAATCCTGAATGGATTACATCCGAAGAAGCTCAGCAGATTATCAGCGAAATTGTAAGTATATTGCCAGAACGAATCAGGGCTGCAACGAGTGAAAGAAAGGATTATGAAGATGCGAGGCTTTTATTTGTAGACCGGTGCACTTCGTGTCACTCCATAAACCGGATTCTTCTGAAAGATAAGACTACCGGGGAATGGAGAGAAACTGTTGATCGCATGCAGTCCGAGGCTTCTGAATATATAACCAAAGAGGATGCCAGCCGGATTACACAGTTTTTATCAGAAAGAGCCGATGTGCTGAAAGAAGACGCCGGAGGCAATATATTTGTTGCGAAGTGCCTTATCTGTCATCCTGGAGAACAGATACTTCTTGAGACGCATGATAGGGATGGATGGGAGAAGATTGTCAAAAAGATGCAGGTGATAACCCGGGATACACTTCCTTCGGCCAGATTTGGTTACGAGGAGGCCAAATTGGTGGTAGACCTTCTGGTAAAGACTCAGGGGCCGAAAACAAACAATAATTCCACTCAACCCTAG
- a CDS encoding transketolase: MKELDNMPLDDLCINTIRTLAMDAVQKANSGHPGTPMALAPLAYILWTRFLRHNPRNPDWFNRDRFVLSNGHASMLQYAVLYLTGYDLSLDDIKNFRQWDSKTPGHPEYRFTPGIETTTGPLGQGIMNSVGMAIAEAHLASVFNRKGYEIVDHFTYAFCSDGDLMEGASHEAASIAGHLGLSKLIWVYDDNHISIEGATELTYSDDVAKRFEGYHWHVQNLGEKANDLDALTKAFSLAQEETERPSLIIVRSHIAYGAPNMQDTPESHGSPLGEEEVALTKKFYGWPENEKFFVPKQVLEHMHTAIVRGRELEEAWQEKFSTYKKIYPELTERFEAALHGRLPQYWDQNIPDFKPSDGPMSTRDASGKVMNAFASKIPWLIGGSGDLSPSTKTLIKNSNYLEKGDYANRNIAWGVREHVMCSASSGIALHGGVLPFASTFFIFTDYARPAIRLAALMELPVIYLMTHDSIGLGEDGPTHQPVEHLVSLRAMPNMCVIRPADANEVAYAWRVAMVRKTGPTMLVLSRQNLPIFDRRKVASAKGTLKGAYVLSKEKGSHPDIILIGTGSEVQLILQAQEKLALGGVDARVVSMPSWELFREQPQNYRDEVLPPNVKARLSVEAASPLGWRDWVGDTGDSIGITKYGASAPYKDIFKQYGFTVENVVSKAKDLVKNIS; encoded by the coding sequence ATGAAAGAGTTAGATAACATGCCTTTAGATGACCTTTGCATTAATACCATCCGTACCCTTGCTATGGATGCTGTACAAAAAGCAAATTCCGGCCACCCCGGGACACCCATGGCGCTAGCGCCTTTAGCTTATATACTTTGGACAAGATTTCTTCGACATAATCCCAGGAACCCTGACTGGTTTAACCGCGATCGTTTTGTGTTATCCAATGGTCACGCATCGATGCTGCAGTACGCTGTATTGTATCTGACAGGCTATGATCTGTCACTTGATGATATAAAAAATTTCCGCCAATGGGATAGTAAGACTCCCGGACATCCGGAATATCGTTTTACGCCGGGCATCGAGACTACCACAGGCCCGCTCGGTCAGGGTATCATGAACTCTGTAGGAATGGCTATTGCCGAGGCACACCTTGCATCGGTATTTAATCGCAAAGGGTATGAAATCGTAGATCACTTTACCTATGCGTTTTGCAGTGATGGTGATTTGATGGAAGGTGCTTCTCATGAAGCAGCATCTATCGCAGGACATTTAGGACTTTCCAAATTAATTTGGGTTTATGATGATAATCACATTAGCATCGAAGGGGCTACTGAACTAACCTATTCCGATGATGTAGCTAAACGATTTGAGGGTTACCATTGGCATGTGCAAAATCTGGGGGAAAAGGCAAATGATCTCGATGCCTTGACCAAAGCTTTCTCTCTTGCACAAGAAGAAACAGAACGGCCCTCTCTGATTATTGTTCGTTCACATATTGCTTATGGCGCACCCAATATGCAGGATACACCGGAATCGCATGGGTCCCCCCTGGGAGAAGAAGAAGTTGCATTAACGAAAAAATTTTATGGCTGGCCTGAGAATGAAAAGTTCTTCGTCCCAAAACAGGTACTCGAACATATGCATACAGCCATTGTCAGGGGCAGAGAATTAGAAGAAGCATGGCAGGAAAAATTCAGTACCTATAAGAAAATTTATCCGGAACTTACTGAAAGATTTGAGGCGGCTCTCCATGGGCGGCTTCCCCAGTATTGGGACCAAAATATTCCGGATTTTAAACCCTCTGACGGGCCTATGTCAACGCGTGATGCATCGGGAAAGGTAATGAATGCATTCGCAAGTAAAATTCCCTGGCTCATTGGTGGTAGCGGGGACTTATCGCCTTCTACAAAAACATTGATTAAAAATTCAAACTACCTGGAAAAAGGAGATTATGCCAACCGCAATATTGCATGGGGTGTAAGGGAACACGTAATGTGCAGTGCGAGTTCCGGTATTGCTCTGCATGGGGGCGTCCTGCCATTTGCCTCAACATTTTTTATCTTCACAGATTACGCCAGACCTGCTATACGGCTTGCAGCGCTCATGGAATTACCGGTAATTTACCTTATGACGCATGATTCTATCGGATTGGGTGAGGATGGTCCCACCCATCAGCCGGTTGAACATCTTGTCTCACTAAGGGCTATGCCGAATATGTGTGTCATACGTCCTGCTGATGCCAATGAAGTTGCATATGCCTGGCGTGTGGCTATGGTACGCAAGACAGGTCCTACGATGTTAGTACTCAGCCGGCAAAACTTGCCCATATTCGATCGCCGCAAAGTTGCCAGCGCAAAAGGAACTTTAAAAGGCGCCTATGTCTTATCAAAAGAGAAGGGCAGCCATCCCGATATTATCCTGATTGGTACCGGATCAGAAGTACAGCTTATCCTTCAGGCACAGGAAAAGCTTGCTTTGGGAGGTGTTGATGCGCGTGTAGTAAGCATGCCGAGTTGGGAACTTTTTCGGGAACAGCCACAAAACTATCGCGATGAAGTTTTACCTCCGAACGTAAAAGCCCGTCTTTCAGTTGAAGCTGCCTCTCCTCTGGGCTGGCGGGATTGGGTTGGCGATACAGGAGATAGTATCGGCATAACGAAATATGGCGCTAGCGCGCCCTATAAAGATATTTTTAAACAGTATGGTTTCACGGTTGAAAATGTAGTTTCCAAAGCAAAGGATCTTGTGAAAAATATTTCATAA
- a CDS encoding cold-shock protein — protein sequence MILPLQITGHDLELTDAIKANIQEHAEKLDKYYNHLISCRIRVEAIPKRSLYNVHIDMTVPGKELVVRREPNQDLYLAIRDAFDAARRELSDFARVQRGDVKNREGIPHARISNLFLDNGYGFLTTLDDGLNREIYFHENSVLNHKFKHLKIGMIVRFNEEMGEKGPQASTVTVVGS from the coding sequence ATGATACTTCCATTACAAATTACAGGTCACGACTTAGAGCTCACCGATGCAATAAAAGCCAATATTCAGGAACATGCTGAGAAGTTAGATAAATATTATAACCATCTCATAAGCTGTAGGATTAGGGTGGAGGCTATTCCTAAGAGATCACTCTATAATGTGCATATTGATATGACTGTTCCTGGTAAAGAGCTGGTGGTGAGGCGTGAGCCGAACCAGGATCTTTATTTGGCAATAAGAGATGCCTTCGATGCAGCTCGCCGCGAATTATCGGATTTTGCCAGGGTGCAGCGGGGCGATGTAAAAAATCGTGAAGGTATACCTCATGCGCGTATATCAAACCTGTTCCTGGATAATGGTTACGGTTTTCTTACTACATTGGATGATGGTTTGAACAGGGAAATCTATTTCCACGAGAACAGTGTGCTGAACCATAAATTTAAACATCTGAAGATCGGTATGATCGTGCGTTTTAATGAGGAAATGGGTGAAAAAGGACCACAAGCAAGTACGGTAACGGTAGTAGGAAGTTAG
- a CDS encoding putative hydrolase, with protein sequence MDKHKKPEVWQKQRIEKGPDFKILQVRFDWLKHPKSQKELKRLVFEANDWVNIVATTQKDEIVVVKQFRFGVEKITTETPGGMVDQGEDSRTAAIRELREETGYTSSEWHYLGSVEPNPAFLNNICHFWHAKNAHQTEEMCLEEEEDIIVTTLTLDEIRHEIQAGNFRHSLALLALTKVFNVWDCPERKGEESCQTKDSKNERNFHA encoded by the coding sequence ATGGATAAACATAAGAAACCAGAGGTTTGGCAAAAACAGCGTATAGAAAAAGGACCGGATTTTAAAATTCTGCAAGTGCGCTTTGATTGGTTAAAACATCCAAAAAGCCAAAAAGAATTGAAGCGATTAGTTTTTGAAGCAAATGATTGGGTTAATATTGTTGCTACTACACAAAAAGATGAGATTGTAGTTGTAAAACAGTTCAGGTTTGGTGTAGAAAAGATTACTACCGAAACACCAGGCGGCATGGTTGACCAGGGAGAAGATTCAAGAACAGCAGCAATACGAGAATTGAGAGAAGAGACAGGGTATACCAGTTCCGAATGGCATTATCTCGGCTCTGTTGAACCAAACCCGGCGTTTTTGAATAACATTTGTCATTTTTGGCATGCAAAAAATGCTCATCAAACAGAAGAAATGTGTCTGGAGGAAGAGGAGGACATTATCGTTACAACATTAACCCTTGATGAAATACGCCATGAAATTCAAGCTGGCAATTTTAGACATTCATTAGCCCTTTTAGCGCTTACAAAAGTTTTTAATGTATGGGATTGTCCTGAAAGGAAAGGAGAAGAATCATGTCAAACGAAAGACTCAAAAAATGAGAGAAATTTTCATGCTTGA